The genome window GGCACGTAGACGGCGTTGTGACCGAGCATCGCCCGCGACTTGACGACGAGATCCTTCAGGATCTTGTTGAGCGCCGTTCCCAGGTGGATGTGTCCGTTGGCGTAGGGAGGGCCGTCATGGAGAATCCACAAGGGGCGCTTCGCCGAAGCCTGGCGAATGCGGGCATAGATGTCCATCTCCTCCCACTGCTTGAGCATCTCCGGCTCGAGCTTGGGCAGGTTCGCCTTCATCGGGAAGGACGTCTTCGGGAGGTTGAGCGTGTCCTTGTAATTCATAGAGGGAGAAACGTAACACCGATGGGCGTTTAGGGCAAGAAAGCCCCCCGGCGGGATGTCCGGCGGCCGGGCCCCAGGCCGAGCCGGAGACGGCTACTTTGGCGCGAGTTCGACGACGCCGCGAGCGTTGCCGATGGTGACGCGGAAGTGGTTGAGGAAGTCCTGCCCGAGGAGACCCTCCGCGCCGCCACCCATCTGCGCGTCGTGCGAGAGCACACGCTGCGGGCCCACGCGGGCTCCGCCCACTTCCACGCTCTCGAGGCTCACGAGGTAGGCGGACGCGCTGCCGGTCACGCCGCGAAACTGGATCCTCGGGGCGTCGCGGTAGGTAACCTCGAGTCCGATCAGCGCGGCCGGACTGATGGTGGTCCGGGTGGCGCCTGTATCGAGCAGGAGCCGCACCGGCGCCCGCCCGTTGATCTTCGCCGGCACCATGTGGAGCGTCCCGGCGCGAACGCGATGCGCGTGACACCGTCGGTGACCGTCGCCGCGGTAGGCGCCGAGGGCGCGGGCGGCGGGTCCACGCTGCCGACGGCGCGGGCGCGACTGCGGTAGCGCTCGGGCACGCGGTCCACCCCCTGGCCGAAGTGGGTCTCGCCCTTTTCGTCTGTTCAGCGGTAG of Candidatus Methylomirabilota bacterium contains these proteins:
- a CDS encoding retropepsin-like aspartic protease gives rise to the protein MVPAKINGRAPVRLLLDTGATRTTISPAALIGLEVTYRDAPRIQFRGVTGSASAYLVSLESVEVGGARVGPQRVLSHDAQMGGGAEGLLGQDFLNHFRVTIGNARGVVELAPK